From the genome of Gemmatimonadota bacterium:
GGTATGCCGATGTCGCCAAGCGGGTTCCCGTCGACCCCGAACGCACGCTCTTTCGCGTTGGGTCGATCTCCAAGCTGTTCACGTGGACCGGCGTGATGCAGCTCCACGAGCAGGGCAAGGTCGACCTCGGCAAGGACGTCAACGGCTATCTCGACTTCAAGATTCCCGCGACGTATCCGCAACCCATCACCCTCCTCGATATCCTGACGCATACGCCGGGGCTGGAGGAGGATCCGCGCGACCTCTTCACCGAGGATTCGTTGCACATCACGCCGATGGGGACGTGGCTTCCGGCGCACATGCCGGCCCGGGTGCGGGCACCGGCGACGTTCGCGTCGTACTCCAACTGGGCTACGGCGGCCGCGGGATACATCGTCGAGCGGCTGGGTGGTGCGAAGAGCTGGGACGACTACAACGAGCAACACATCTTCCAGCCGTTAGGGATGACGCACACCAGCTCACGGCAACCGTTGCCCGCGGCGTTGCGCGGCGACATGTCGAATGGCTACGAGTGGAAGCAGGGCGAGTTCGTCCCGCACGCGTTCGAGATCGTGACCGGGGCGGCGCCAGCCGGATCGGTGAGTGCCTCGGCCACCGACATGGCCAACTTCATGATCGCCCATCTCAACAGGGGGGCGTTAGGCGACGCCCGTATTCTGGGCGAGCAGGAGGCGGAGTTGATGCACACGCGCGTCCGGGGTCACGACCCGCGCCTCCCCGGCTTCGCCCATGGCTTCTACGAGCAGTCGTCGCACGGACTGCGCATCATCGGACATGGCGGTGATACCCAGTGGTTTCACTCGAGCCTCTCGCTCATCCCCAGCGAGAACGTCGGCGTCTTCATGTCGACCAACACCAACACGGGCGGGGAACTCTCGTTTCTCCCGTTCCTGACTGCCTTTCTCGATCACTACTATCCCGAACCGGTCCCGGCGCTAACGCCCAAGGCGTCGGACCACGCGGCGCTGCAGCGGTTCGCCGGTGAGTACGTCTTCAACCGGATGAACTTCACCAGCTTCGTGAAGGTGGCCGCCCTGGCGGGGACCATTCCCGTGGCCGCGATGGGTGACGGGACGCTGATGGTCACGACGCCCTTCGGGGCGATTCGCCTGGTCCAGGTGGACTCGCTGCTCTTTCGCGACGTCAACAGCGGAACGCGGGTGGCCTTCCGCGCCGATGCGGCGGGGAGGATCACGCACGCGTTCTACGATGCGACGCCGATGATGGTGATGGACCGGACCAACGGGCTGGGGCGGCCCGCGGTGCACCAGGCGATTCTGGGTGGCGGGCTGCTGATGTTCCTCGCCATCGTGCTCACCGCGATCGTGCGTTTCTTCATTCGCAACACGCCGGGGCGGCCGCGTGTCGAGCCGTCGATCGTGAACGGGCGTCGTGCGCTGACGTGGGCGGGGCTCCTGCTCCTGGTCTTCATCGGGCTCCTGGTGTCGCTCGTCTCCAATCCCGATGACCTGCTGGGGCCGACGCCCACGATGCTCAAGGTCGCGCTCGCCTTGCCGGTGATGGCGCTCGTGTTGGTGCTGTGGGGTGCATGGGCGATGCTCGCGCAGTGGCGCGCGGGCGACGGGAGCGTGTGGATGCGACTGCGGCACACGGGCGCGATCCTCGTGGCGCTCGTCTTCTTCTGGTCGCTGAACACCTGGAACCTGCTGGGGTGGCGGATGTAGCGACGACCGCGCCCGGCACGCTCGGGGCTTGCGCGCATCCAGCGTGCCGACTTGCGCGATGTAGCGCCGGCCCGTCGTTTGTAGGGGATCGCGAGCCGGTTGGTTCGCGGTCCCCTCGTCGTTGGAGCATGGCTCGTGAGTCCGTCTCGTCGCACGTTCCTCCAGCAGTCGACCCGGGCGGTCACCGGTGCCGCACTCTCGACGGTCCTCCCATCCGTAGCGTGGGGCGCCGCGCGTCGACGGGTGGCGCCCTCGGACCAACTCAACTTCGCGATCATCGGCGCGAACGGGATGGGGTGGTCCGACGCACGTTCGATCCTCAAGATCGACGGGATGAACTGCGTAGCCCTTGCCGACGTCGACCGCAGCGTGCTGGCCAGTCGCGCGAAGGATCTCGCCGGGATGGGGAAGCGAACGCCCGCGCTACACGAGGACTATCGTCGGCTGCTCGACGATCGCGCGATCGATGCCGTGATCGTCGCGACCCCCGATCATTGGCACTGTCTCGCGACGGTCGATGCGTTGAGTGCGGGGAAGCACGTCTACGTCGAGAAGCCGATTGCCAACACGATCGAAGAGTGTCAGGTGATGCAGGCGGCGGCGCGACGGTATGGTCGCGTGGTGCAGGTGGGGCAGTGGCAGCGCAGCGGGCCGCACTACGCCGAGGCGATCGCGCACGTGCGCTCGGGCGCGCTGGGGCGCGTGCGGGTGGTGAAGGTGTGGGCGTACCAGGGGTGGATGAAACCGGTGCCGGTGCGCGCCGATGGGGTTGCGCCTGACGGAGTGAATTACGAGCGATGGCTCGGTCCCGCCCCGCTTCGTCCGTTCAACGCCAACCGCTTCCACTTCAACTTCCGCTGGTTCTGGGACTACGCCGGCGGGTTGATGACCGACTGGGGGGTGCACGAGATCGACATCGCGCTCTACGCGATGAACGTCACGGCGCCCAGGTCGGTGGTGGCGTCGGGGGGAAAATTCGCGTATCCGGACGACGCCTCGGAAACCCCCGACACGCTGCAGGCCGTCTTCGAGTACGACGGCTTCACCATGCTTTGGGAGCACGCCACCGGGATCGACGGCGGGCCGTACGGCCGGACGGAGGGGATCGCCTTCATCGGCAACAACGGGACGCTCGTGGTCAACCGTGGTGGATGGGAGGTGCTCCCCGAGTGGGTCACCGAAGGCGGGACGCGCAAGGCGAAGGTGCCGGCGGTTCCCCTGCAATCGAACCGTGGCGATATCCTCGACCTGCACACGCGCAACTTCGTCGCGGCGATCAAGGCGAACGACCCGTCGATCCTGGCGTGTGGCATCGACACGGGGAGCGTGGCGGCCATCAACGCCCAGATGGGGAACATTGCGTTCAAGACCGGGCGCAAGGTGCACTGGGACGCCTCGGCGAACCGTTTCCGCGACGATGCCGAGGCCAACGCCCTGATGCGTGCGCGCTATCGCGACGGGTACGTGCTCCCGACCGCCTGAGGCGAAGTCGTCACGGGCGCTGGCGTTGAGCGCCCCTTTTCAGGAGTTCTGATCTCATGATCACGCTGGGCTCGTTCGACGCCGGAACGTCCGAGGCGGCGCGTACCGCCTATCTCAAGCAGCTGCAGTCGCTGACGCGCGTGGCGCTCCCCGACGTGGTGGCCGGGGTGGATCGGCTGGCCTTCGCGGCCTACACTCCCGAAGCCGACCAGCCGATGACGGTGGCGCAGGTGCAAGCAGGCCTCACGCGCGCCGGCTTCTTCCCGGGTGGGGTGGCCGATGGCATCTGCGGCTATCGCACGTTGTCGGCGATCCGGCTCTTCCAGGAATACGTGCGCTCGGTAGAACGGCTCGACGTCATTCCCGATGGTCGGTTTGGCCCCGGCACGCAGCGCCACCTGCAACGCTGGCTCGACGGCCGGCTGCAGACAACCTGGGCCCCGACCATCGCCGCATGGGCGGCGGGCACGTCCGTCGCGGGCGAGTATGCAGACTGGCTGCAGCTGCTAGACCGCGTCAAGGCCAGGCACGCGGCCGCCCCCAACCGCATGCTGCAGCTCGTGAACGCCTCGACCGTCAGGAGCGATACGCACAAGGTGGCGGCGTGGGACTATTCCCCCTCGCACGTGCACCTGGTGGGCATCCGGCGACGCGAAGCGAGCGGGAAGTTCGACGACATCTTCGTCCTGCTGCTCAAGGGGCTCGTCTTCAAGTTCCAGGGCTCGACCGAGCCGGGGGCCACCAGTTCGCCGCTGGGGCGGCCGTTCCTCGTGCAGGGGCAG
Proteins encoded in this window:
- a CDS encoding beta-lactamase family protein; amino-acid sequence: MRLSPPAALLLATALAAPQLPAQLPPAATAAVAAPGVPQAATRGPRDPAELEAFLDGLMTAWMRDKHVAGITVSVVRDGRILLAKGYGYADVAKRVPVDPERTLFRVGSISKLFTWTGVMQLHEQGKVDLGKDVNGYLDFKIPATYPQPITLLDILTHTPGLEEDPRDLFTEDSLHITPMGTWLPAHMPARVRAPATFASYSNWATAAAGYIVERLGGAKSWDDYNEQHIFQPLGMTHTSSRQPLPAALRGDMSNGYEWKQGEFVPHAFEIVTGAAPAGSVSASATDMANFMIAHLNRGALGDARILGEQEAELMHTRVRGHDPRLPGFAHGFYEQSSHGLRIIGHGGDTQWFHSSLSLIPSENVGVFMSTNTNTGGELSFLPFLTAFLDHYYPEPVPALTPKASDHAALQRFAGEYVFNRMNFTSFVKVAALAGTIPVAAMGDGTLMVTTPFGAIRLVQVDSLLFRDVNSGTRVAFRADAAGRITHAFYDATPMMVMDRTNGLGRPAVHQAILGGGLLMFLAIVLTAIVRFFIRNTPGRPRVEPSIVNGRRALTWAGLLLLVFIGLLVSLVSNPDDLLGPTPTMLKVALALPVMALVLVLWGAWAMLAQWRAGDGSVWMRLRHTGAILVALVFFWSLNTWNLLGWRM
- a CDS encoding Gfo/Idh/MocA family oxidoreductase — translated: MSPSRRTFLQQSTRAVTGAALSTVLPSVAWGAARRRVAPSDQLNFAIIGANGMGWSDARSILKIDGMNCVALADVDRSVLASRAKDLAGMGKRTPALHEDYRRLLDDRAIDAVIVATPDHWHCLATVDALSAGKHVYVEKPIANTIEECQVMQAAARRYGRVVQVGQWQRSGPHYAEAIAHVRSGALGRVRVVKVWAYQGWMKPVPVRADGVAPDGVNYERWLGPAPLRPFNANRFHFNFRWFWDYAGGLMTDWGVHEIDIALYAMNVTAPRSVVASGGKFAYPDDASETPDTLQAVFEYDGFTMLWEHATGIDGGPYGRTEGIAFIGNNGTLVVNRGGWEVLPEWVTEGGTRKAKVPAVPLQSNRGDILDLHTRNFVAAIKANDPSILACGIDTGSVAAINAQMGNIAFKTGRKVHWDASANRFRDDAEANALMRARYRDGYVLPTA
- a CDS encoding peptidoglycan-binding protein is translated as MITLGSFDAGTSEAARTAYLKQLQSLTRVALPDVVAGVDRLAFAAYTPEADQPMTVAQVQAGLTRAGFFPGGVADGICGYRTLSAIRLFQEYVRSVERLDVIPDGRFGPGTQRHLQRWLDGRLQTTWAPTIAAWAAGTSVAGEYADWLQLLDRVKARHAAAPNRMLQLVNASTVRSDTHKVAAWDYSPSHVHLVGIRRREASGKFDDIFVLLLKGLVFKFQGSTEPGATSSPLGRPFLVQGQHDYHFGWHQKKYLALRPSGAGVLVVRSKDNATLDEADLGAGVEANASINVHWGGKGLTADVKTWSEGCQVINGSVYMDPANRLVSCASFAALNNGEINANPARTRGAYNVLLDLVTALASDRPPTVKYTLLNEEDLELAPALGQGLVQARAGVAALLG